AATTAAAGTTTTCAGCATAATTGAGCATTGTAATTACTGGGGCTATAAAAAATTGTAATGGCTTCTTTAAATACTTAAGCTCCTCGTGATTTTCTACATGAATTTTCCCTAATTTCTTCACCTCAATAACAGGTTGATTATTTTTGCCCTTAAGCGGCATTGCTAGAGCATAAATGGTAAACCCTTTTTCTAGAAAATATTGAATTGTACTTTTCCCAAGGTTAAAACCTCCACTATGGCCTTGATGATAAATTATAAGTCTATTGTTAGATGTCGAAGGGTGAAATATATAACCAATAGATTCCACCCCATAACTTTGCTCTATTTCGAACTGTTCAATTTCAAGTAGATTTTCTATACTTGTAAAGTACTCGTCTTTTGTATTGAAAATTGTATCTGGAACAGATGTGGGTAATATTTCTGACCCAAATATTTCATTAGTTAAAACATTTCTCAAAGAATCTATGGTATTGGTTTTTGCAGATATGAGTTCTTCCAGGTCATTTTTTGAATATACAATATCTTGCAAAGGATTTATGGTTTCCTTTTCCGATAAATCTTGAAAACTCTTGATTTGTTCATATGGAAAAACTCTATATTTCCCTATCATAACGCCATAAAACAAAGAGGCCGCAACAATCGCAATAAAAAATAATCTTTTCAGCATAGTTTGTATATGAGTAATTATTATACGTTATTTTTCTCAATACTCTTTAGATTGGAATTTAACAAGATTTTTTAAAGATGAATTTGTAACCATTTTTACATTTAAATCACGCATACAATCTATACTAACTGAGTTTTATTTAAAATATTACCTTTTGAGAAAAAAAATAAAGTTAGTTATTTGAAAATTAACTTATTATATCAACATAAAATAGCGGGAGTACATTCCCGCTATTTTTTCCTATTTAACTATACTTTGTAATTGTCAAATAATTTAATTGGCTAAGTAATACAGAAAATCCTCAAGATTAGTGTAGCCATCATTGTTTTTATCTTTATTTCCGTCCTTAATATCATTAGGGTTAAGTCCATGGCTTTTTTCCCAATCATCAGCTATTCCGTCTTTGTCACTATCTTTATAGGCTGTACCACCACTTATATTTGGAAATGAACTACTGCTATTTGTAGTTCCACTTCCGTTTTTATAGTGATTTATTAGGCGTTCATCAACAGCATCTCTTTTGGGTAAACTAGCTCCTACATAAGACAATAATTTATTATCCAGCTTTGAAGCACTAGTAGGCCTATAAGAAGATTTTGACTTTGGCGAAGAAAATAAATACGGACCCAGTTCTTGTCTATATATTCCAGTTAATTCAGAATCGATAATATTATCCGCTAAGTATGCATGTGTCTGCTTGATATCTCCGCTATCCTCATTCTCTGGATCAGGAGGAGTTAGTGTAATTGGATACTTTGTTGAAGTTTGAAAATCATTTGACAGTTTATATCTATTTCCAATAACACTAAAAGCCATTCCATCTGTTCCTGAAGTTGCCCATTTGAAGCCGTAGACTATGTTGTTAACTTGCTCAAAAGTAAAATCGCTATGGGAAATTAAATTGGCCAAAACGTTTCGACTACTATTTAAACTAAACAAGTTATTCAGTATTGATACGTTTTTTACTCGAGAAAGAAGAGTAGCTCTAGTACTTTCACCAATTAACGTATTTTGAATTGTAACATTTTCTGCATTTTTAACAGAAATATTTTCATCCAGCGCCCATGAAACTGAGCAATGGTCAATGATAATATTTTTTATTTTTACTGATTTATTGCTGGATCTAACCCTAATGCCATCCATATTATGACCATCTTGAGGGTTTGTACTTGAATTCATTCTAAATCGTAAATGTCGTACAATTACATTATCAGCTTGGATGCTTAAGGATCCGTTTTTTATAAGTATTCCTCCACCAGGAGCTGTTTGCCCCGCTATCGTAACATCACCTCTTCCACTATATATTGGCAAATTGGATTTAGCATTAATAGTACCGCCAACTTTAAAAATAATAGTTCGCGGAACCCTTATTTCTTCTAATGCATATCGCAGACTACCTGGGCCAGAATCATTCAGATTAGTGACTTCTACTATAATTCCACCACGTCCCCCGGTTGCATTTTTTCCAAACCCTTCTGCTGTTGGAAAGGCTTTTAATTCACTAAAGGCTTTTGCCGTAACAGTTACGGTTACCTCTTCTGTTGTTACGTTACCATCTTCATCCGTCGTCTCTGTAGTATAAGTAAAGGAGTCATCCACTTCTTCTTGAGCAGCAGCTTCGGCTTCGGCTTTTCTTCGAGCTTCTTCCTCTGCTTCAGCTTTTTCTTTAGCGTCCTGTTCTGCCTGAGCCTCTGCTTCCGCTTTTTCTTTAGCGTCTTGTTCT
This genomic interval from Zobellia roscoffensis contains the following:
- a CDS encoding Ig-like domain-containing protein, producing the protein MNLSNPTSTKCTIVLISILTLFSCSKDTELLESYLDGSAPINGNVLGVNDFYKVGENGRITMDVLANDRFTNSNNVKIISTSNPTNGYVIVNEDNTITYVLGDGTAQEEAEAAEAEIRAREKAEAAAEQDAEVQAQADQDAKEKAEAEAQAQAEQEAKEKAEAEAQAQAEQEAKEKAEAEAQTQAEQDAKEKAEAEALAEQDAKEKAEAEAQAEQDAKEKAEAEAQAEQDAKEKAEAEEEARRKAEAEAAAQEEVDDSFTYTTETTDEDGNVTTEEVTVTVTAKAFSELKAFPTAEGFGKNATGGRGGIIVEVTNLNDSGPGSLRYALEEIRVPRTIIFKVGGTINAKSNLPIYSGRGDVTIAGQTAPGGGILIKNGSLSIQADNVIVRHLRFRMNSSTNPQDGHNMDGIRVRSSNKSVKIKNIIIDHCSVSWALDENISVKNAENVTIQNTLIGESTRATLLSRVKNVSILNNLFSLNSSRNVLANLISHSDFTFEQVNNIVYGFKWATSGTDGMAFSVIGNRYKLSNDFQTSTKYPITLTPPDPENEDSGDIKQTHAYLADNIIDSELTGIYRQELGPYLFSSPKSKSSYRPTSASKLDNKLLSYVGASLPKRDAVDERLINHYKNGSGTTNSSSSFPNISGGTAYKDSDKDGIADDWEKSHGLNPNDIKDGNKDKNNDGYTNLEDFLYYLAN